One genomic region from Rosa rugosa chromosome 1, drRosRugo1.1, whole genome shotgun sequence encodes:
- the LOC133725990 gene encoding chromatin remodeling protein EBS-like yields the protein MAKTKPGKKDLDSYNIKGTNKAVRVGDCVLMRPSDTDKPPYVARVEKLEADHRNNVKVRVRWYYRPEESIGGRRQFHGAKELFLSDHFDVQSAHTIEGKCTVHSFKNYTKLENVGAEDYFCRFEYKAATGGFTPDRVAVYCKCEMPYNPDDLMVQCEGCKDWFHPSCMGMAIEDAKKLEHFLCSDCSSDDDAKRSMNAFPMSPSVEAKVEPKRRKR from the exons ATGGCCAAGACCAAACCTGGCAAGAAGGACCTTGACTCCTACAACATCAAGGGCACCAACAAAGCCGTTCGGG TTGGGGATTGTGTGTTGATGAGACCATCGGACACTGATAAGCCTCCATACGTGGCAAGGGTGGAGAAGCTTGAAGCTGATCACCGGAACAATGTGAAGGTTCGGGTTCGATGGTATTACCGGCCGGAGGAGTCGATAGGAGGAAGGAGACAGTTCCATGGAGCTAAGGAACTGTTTTTGTCGGACCACTTTGATGTGCAGAGTGCACACACTATCGAAGGGAAGTGTACAGTCCACTCCTTCAAGAACTACACTAAGCTTGAGAATGTGGGGGCTGAAGACTATTTTTGTAGGTTTGAGTATAAGGCTGCCACTGGTGGTTTCACACCGGACCGTGTGGCTGT GTATTGTAAATGTGAGATGCCATACAATCCGGACGACCTTATGGTGCAGTGTGAGGGATGCAAGGACTG GTTTCATCCCTCTTGTATGGGTATGGCCATTGAAGATGCCAAAAAGTTGGAACACTTCCTCTGTTCTGACTGTTCATCTGATGATGATGCCAAAAGATCCATGAATGCATTTCCAATGTCACCCTCTGTTGAGGCTAAG gttgAGCCAAAGCGCCGGAAGAGATGA